From a region of the Mauremys mutica isolate MM-2020 ecotype Southern chromosome 12, ASM2049712v1, whole genome shotgun sequence genome:
- the LOC123345743 gene encoding zinc finger and SCAN domain-containing protein 2-like has translation MQENYEAVTLLEGAGMVNEEENPQREGVEDVDLQGTVLGRSEGDFYENRKPGKAWGNQRRSEMLLGYDPGKKTCEPINDGGDCKDLKETTAQQSMPTEERKNTCTECGKSFSRSSHLISHQRIHTGEKPYKCLVCEKGFNQSSNLISHQRIHTGEKPYKCLNCGKGFNQSCHLIRHERTHTGEKPYKCLECGKTFIQSSDLISHQRTHTGERPFKCLDCGESFDWNMQLVRHQMHHTGEKPYKCLDCGKGFSDSSALITHQRLHTGERPYKCLDCGRRFNRSSHLTRHKRTHSGDKPYKCLECGKSFSQSSYLISHQRTHTGEKPYECLECGKRFSWSSDLISHRRTHTGERPYKCLDCGKNFSDNSALIKHQRIHTGERPYKCLDCGKTFNQSSTHIRHQRIHTGEKP, from the exons atgcaggagaactacgaggcggtgaccttgctgg AGGGTGCTGGGATGGTGAATGAGGAGGAGAATCCACAGCGGGAAGGTGTTGAGGATGTGGATCTGCAGGGAACGGTATTGGGAAGATCCGAAGGGGATTTTTATGAGAATCGTAAACCAGGAAAAGCCTGGGGAAATCAGCGCAGGTCAGAGATGTTGCTGGGATATGACCCAGGGAAGAAAACATGTGAACCCATAAATGATGGCGGAGATTgcaaggacctcaaggaaaccacagccCAGCAGAGTATGCCCACCGAAGAGAGAAAAAACACATGtaccgagtgtgggaaaagcttcagtcgaaGTTCACATCTTATTtcccatcagaggatccacacgggagagaaaccctacaagtGTCTAGTCTGTGAGAAAggtttcaatcagagctcaaaccttatttcccatcagaggatccacacgggagagaaaccctataagtGCCTTAATTGTGGGAAAGGTTTCAATCAAAGTTGCCATCTTATTAGGCATGAGAGaacccacacaggtgagaaaccctataaatgcctggagtgtgggaaaaccttcattcAGAGTTCAGATCTTATttcacatcagagaacccacacgggaGAAAGACCCTTTAAATGCCTGGACTGTGGGGAAAGTTTTGATTGGAACATGCAGCTTGTTAGACATCAGATGcaccacacgggagagaaaccctacaaatgTTTGGATTGTGGGAAGGGGTTTAGTGACAGTTCAGCCCTTATTACTCACCAGCGactgcacacaggagagagaccctataaatgccttgaTTGTGGCAGAAGATTCAATCGGAGCTCACACCTGACTCGACACAAGAGAACCCATTCTGGAGacaaaccctataaatgcctggagtgtgggaaaagtttcagtcagagcTCATACCTTATTTCACATCAGCGAACAcatacaggagagaaaccctatgaatgcctcgagtgtgggaaaagattcAGTTGGAGCTCAGATCTGATTTCACATCGAagaactcacacaggagagagaccctataagtgcctggactgtgggaaaaATTTTAGTGACAACTCAGCccttattaaacatcagagaatccatacaggagagagaccctataaatgcctcgactgtgggaaaactttcaatCAGAGCTCCACCCATAttcgacatcagagaatccacacaggagaaaaaccTTGA